Genomic window (Desulfuromonadales bacterium):
GTGGTCAGCGAGAAGCAGGATGCCTCGGCCGCGCCGGCCGCGCGGCGGCTGGAGGCGACCTTCACCAAGTCCTACGTGGCGCACGCCTCCCTCGGCCCATCCTGCGCCGTCGCCGAGATGAGGGAGGGCCGGCTCCGCGTCTGGTCGCATACCCAGGGGGTCTATCCGCTCCGCGACAGCCTGGCGGCGGTGCTGAAGCTCGACCCGCAGGCCGTCGTCGTCGCCCACGTGGAGGGGGCCGGCTGCTACGGCCACAACGGCGCCGACGACGCGGCGCTCGATGCGGCCCTGCTCGCCCGCGCCGTGCCGGGACAGCCGGTGCAGGTGCAGTGGATGCGCGACGACGAATGCGCCTGGGAGCCCTTCGGCTCGGCCATGCTGATGCAGCTTGACGCCGGCCTGGCGGCCGACGGCCGCATCGTCGACTGGCGGCACGAACTCTGGAGCAACGCTCACAGCAGCCGCCCGGGCCGCCAGGGGCGCGTCAACCTGCTCGCCGCCTGGCACCTGGCCGAGCCGGCGGCACCGTACCTGCCCCGCAGCGGCGGCGAGGACCGCAACGCCGTGCCGCTCTACGACTTCCCGAACCAGCAGGTCGTCCGCCACCTCATCCCGGCGATGCCGCTGCGCACCTCGGCCCTGCGCACCCTCGGGGCCTACGGCAACGTCTTTGCCCTCGAATCCTTCATGGACGAGCTGGCGGCGGCGGCCGGCGCCGATCCGGTCGCCTTCCGGCTCCGGCACCTGCGGGACTCGCGGGCCCGGGCGGTGATCGAGACGGCCGCGGCCAGGGCGGGCTGGCAGCCCGGCTTCAAAAGCGACGGGACACACGGCCGCGGCTTCGGCTTCGCCCGGTACAAGAATACGGCGTGCTACGTGGCCTGCGTCGCCGATGTTGTCGTCGATCGCCGAACGGGAGAGGTTCGGGTCATCCGCGTGGTCGCCGCCGCGGATGCCGGCCAGATCATCAACCCGAACGGCCTCGCCATGCAGATCGAGGGGGGAATCGTCCAGTCCGCGAGCTGGACCCTGAAGGAGGCGGTCCGCTTCGACCGCTCGCAGGTGACTTCGCGCGACTGGGCCGGCTACCCGATCCTCACCTTCCCGGAGGCGCCCGGGGTCGAGGTTCACCTGCTGAACCGGCCGGACGAAAAGCCGGTCGGCAGCGGCGAGGCCTCGTCGGGTCCCGCAGCGGCGGCGATCGCCAATGCGGTCGGCCATGCCCTGGGCCGCCGGGTTCGCGATCTGCCGCTTACCCCCGAGCGAATCCGGGCGGCGGCGGGATAAGAAGATCATCCGAGGTGTGTCATGAAACGTCAATTTCCCAGCAGATTCCAGGCCTTTACCGTTTCCATCCTCTCCCTCGTGCTCTTCACCGCCTGCAATGGCGGCGGGGGAAACAGCACACCGGCTGCCAATCCGACTCCGGCGTTTCCCGCCATCACCCTGACC
Coding sequences:
- a CDS encoding molybdopterin cofactor-binding domain-containing protein, whose product is ARLGVPAGQLRVAAGTVTTADGRKLAYGEIAAAGLLQRQATARVAPKPAAAHTIVGTSAPRLDIPPKVFGSPSYVQDLRLPGMAFGRVVRPPGPRARLEAVDTEAVRSLPGVLAVVRDGSFLGVVARREEQAVKAREVLLSSARWHDPADLPEADRIHAWLRTQPGEAAVVSEKQDASAAPAARRLEATFTKSYVAHASLGPSCAVAEMREGRLRVWSHTQGVYPLRDSLAAVLKLDPQAVVVAHVEGAGCYGHNGADDAALDAALLARAVPGQPVQVQWMRDDECAWEPFGSAMLMQLDAGLAADGRIVDWRHELWSNAHSSRPGRQGRVNLLAAWHLAEPAAPYLPRSGGEDRNAVPLYDFPNQQVVRHLIPAMPLRTSALRTLGAYGNVFALESFMDELAAAAGADPVAFRLRHLRDSRARAVIETAAARAGWQPGFKSDGTHGRGFGFARYKNTACYVACVADVVVDRRTGEVRVIRVVAAADAGQIINPNGLAMQIEGGIVQSASWTLKEAVRFDRSQVTSRDWAGYPILTFPEAPGVEVHLLNRPDEKPVGSGEASSGPAAAAIANAVGHALGRRVRDLPLTPERIRAAAG